The following proteins are encoded in a genomic region of Plasmodium sp. gorilla clade G2 genome assembly, chromosome: 2:
- a CDS encoding iron-sulfur assembly protein, putative: MLKFLSTKCKQFNSFNHIIINHKIYFPSKSNKCYFSSSSIKDVEKKNEEPIIQLTNDAINKMKEINLKYKNSKALKVCVEAGGCSGFQYSFSLIDKNKIKDKEQIVYDKDCVVVIDKQVIDILKNSKIHYINNLISKKFTIENIPNISSKCSCGNSFDIDFV; the protein is encoded by the coding sequence atgttaaaatttttaagtaCGAAATGCAAACAGTTTAATTCATTCAaccatattataataaaccataaaatatatttccctTCGAAAAGTAATAAAtgttatttttcttcttcttccaTAAAAGATGTAGAGAAAAAAAACGAAGAACCTATCATCCAATTAACGAATGAtgctataaataaaatgaaagaaataaatttaaagtaTAAAAATTCCAAAGCTTTAAAAGTTTGTGTAGAAGCAGGTGGGTGCTCAGGATTTCAGTATTCTTTCTCATtaattgataaaaataaaataaaagataaagaaCAAATAGTTTATGATAAAGATTGTGTCGTAGTAATCGACAAACAAGTTATtgatattttaaagaatagCAAAATACATTACATTAATAATCTTATATCTAAAAAGTTTACAATTGAAAATATACCAAATATTTCTTCCAAGTGTTCATGTGGAAATTCCTTTGATATTGACTTTGTATAA
- a CDS encoding serine repeat antigen 8, putative translates to MLGMKSYILFLLVILYQVKRVHSNILINCFGVLHCNICRTILRNCFLSGTADLEKCISCEEKYYKISPCTQNHESFLMSKSDMNNTFVELKDHDELTDEKMKNLITEIIEIAIDRHTLGLHDFSSATDEYKEKIKMLCMFSNYKDNYENANNHKQAKVEIVEEHINKIVETYINEENNMEHMKDLLKNPALCLKNPNHWIKDRAGFKDDDKPSVGIIPERKLFRPYNVKVLKSSLYASSTNCDRQFCDRFSDSNECEHRIRVLNQGKCGNCWVFASSVVIEAYRCRKGLGFAEPSIKYVTLCKNKYLMDIDNNPFGHYNDNICKEGGHLSYYLETLEKSNMLPTSYDVPYNEPIKGTECPDNKETWSNIWKGVNLMDKIYGGYIYHGYFKVSFKDYVFSNRTNDLINIIKDYIIQQGSLFVSMEVTDKLTFDHDGTKVMMSCENNDSPDHALVLIGYGDYIKTNGKKSSYWLLRNSWGSQWGDKGNFKLDMYGPNNCNGRVLYNAFPLLLNMSHNPIDAPLPKDLASTDTRVRYRQSDFNQNRNRNNYPSYDKNNNNSYERNELDPYNKNDDNNYNPYNKAHYNDRTDDSYYDNNDDYNNAHIRRNTRRFKKRIIKYFLYARIGNTVYKRTILSKRKDEYKEPYSCLRTFSFEKGSDLKCRSNCEMHIDKCKHYSSIGECLIRRSPNYKCVYCGM, encoded by the exons ATGTTAGGCATGAAAAGTTATATACTCTTCCTCCTTGTGATATTATATCAAGTAAAAAGAG TacattcaaatatattaattaattgtTTTGGAGTTCTACATTGTAATATATGCCGAACAATATTAAGAAATTGTTTTTTATCTGGAACGGCTGATTTAGAAAAATGTATTTCATGTGAAgagaaatattataagatTAGCCCCTGTACACAAAATCatg AAAGCTTTTTGATGTCCAAATCAGATATGAACAACACATTTGTAGAGTTAAAGGATCAC GATGAATTAACAGATGAGAAGATGAAAAACTTAATCACCGAAATAATCGAAATTGCCATAGACAGACATACCTTGGGTTTACACGATTTTAGTAGTGCTACTGATGAATATaaagagaaaataaaaatgttatgtATGTTTTCTAACTATAAagataattatgaaaatgcTAACAATCACAAACAAGCAAAAGTAGAAATTGTTgaagaacatataaataaaattgttgaaacatatataaatgaagaaaataatatggaaCATATGAAAGATTTATTAAAGAATCCAGctttatgtttaaaaaatcCTAATCATTGGATTAAAGATAGAGCAGGTTTTAAGGATGATGATAAACCTTCTGTAGGTATAATACCTGAGAGGAAATTATTCAGACCTTACAACGTTAAGGTTTTAAAAAGTTCTTTATATGCCTCTAGCACAAATTGTGACAGGCAATTTTGCGATCGTTTTTCTGATTCAAATGAATGTGAGCATAGAATTAGGGTCCTCAATCAAGGGAAAtg tggCAATTGTTGGGTTTTTGCCTCCAGTGTTGTTATAGAAGCATACAGATGCCGAAAAGGGTTAGGATTTGCTGAACCctcaataaaatatgtaacattatgtaaaaataaatacttaATGGATATCGACAATAATCCCTTTGGtcattataatgataacatATGTAAAGAGGGTGGTCATCTTTCTTACTATTTAGAAACCTTGGAAAAGTCTAATATGTTACCTACATCTTATGATGTACCTTATAATGAGCCTATAAAAGGAACAGAATGTCCTGATAATAAAGAGACATGGAGTAATATATGGAAAGGTGTAAATTTAAtggataaaatatatggaggatatatatatcatggaTATTTTAAAGTATCTTTTAAAGATTATGTATTTAGTAATAGAACAAATgatttgataaatataataaaagattatattattcaacaAGGATCATTATTTGTTTCTATGGAAGTAACAGATAAATTAACATTTGATCATGATGGGACTAAAGTTATGATGAGTtgtgaaaataatgatagtCCAGATCATGCCTTAGTATTAATAGGATATggtgattatataaaaacaaatggaaaaaaaagtTCTTATTGGTTATTAAGAAATAGTTGGGGATCACAATGGGGTGATAAAGGCAATTTTAAATTAGATATGTATGGTCCAAATAATTGTAATGGTAGAGTATTATATAATGCATTTCCTTTACTTTTAAATATGTCACATAATCCAATAGATGCACCTTTACCTAAGGATTTAGCTTCAACAGATACTAGAGTTAGATATAGACAATCTGATTTTAATCAGAATAgaaatagaaataattatCCATCTTATgataaaaacaataataatagttatgAACGAAATGAACTTGatccatataataaaaatgatgataataattataatcctTATAATAAAGCTCATTATAATGATAGAACAGATGACtcttattatgataataatgatgattataataatgcaCATATTAGGAGAAATACAAGGCGTTTCAAGAAAAGAATTATCAAGTACTTTTTATATGCAAGAATTGGAAACACTGTATATAAGAGGACAATACTTAGTAAAA gaAAAGATGAATACAAGGAACCATATTCTTGTCTCAGAACTTTTTCATTCGAAAAAGGCTCAGATTTGAAGTGCCGTAGTAATTGTGAGATGCACATTGATAAATGTAAACATTATTCATCTATAGGAGAATGCTTAATTCGACGTTCCCCCAATTATAAATGTGTATATTGTGGTATGTAA
- a CDS encoding serine repeat antigen 7, putative, which produces MIYRLYIILVLYVICCTNVIVGQEKPTPDGTSGVTPGGEGASASIGNNPDGVSSAGERESHSTLDSPASGEQGTASSPTAHQDEAGGTNSPVPQDPTKESESPANPNPVPLIPGIGGAKVTPIPLPNVLTEDSESSTSVTDIEIKSALLKNYDGVKITGPCRSYFRVFLVPHITVYVYATYDRIQLEPKFGPSDLIDISDLTNKCNQNSNKHFKLVLYIKENVLTLKWKVQDKGSQPTNINVDVKKYRIPQLERPFTSIQVHTVNTKYGIIESKNYDINSDIPEQCEAISTNCFLSGSLDVENCYHCTLLAKKVDSKNECFNYVSKEGKELINKNVEEKNKELKGEDEDLDSNEQKLEESIDNILSNIYKIYENKQDNEIKKSNYNNKKELLSVEELNNDLKNELLNYCSLLKEVDTSGMLDHHEIGNEIDIFNNLTRLLRAHPGESTYVLNEKLRNPALCFKNIKEWLVNKKGLLLSKEKMKKLSTSEYNMKDLEESEYERSISDDMFEKDMNGVIDLSLIDSEKKLKSPYFRRNKYCNNEYCDRWKDKTGCISKIEVEEQGNCGLCWIFASKLHFETIRCMRGYGHFRSSALYVANCSDRDSDEICYVGSNPVEFLEIVEETGFLPLESDVPYYYTDAGNDCPEPEKDWINLWGSTELLNHKSPRQRTSTRGYISYESSNFSDNMDLFIKIVKREIQNKGSVIAYIKTENVIDYDFNGKGVHNMCGDKEPDHAANIIGYGNYIDEEGEKRSYWLIRNSWGYYWGDEGNFRVDMYGPSYCKYNFIHTVVVFKVDLGIIEVPKKEEESEYFSYFLKYTPNFLYNLFFNNYTTNEEHKLNNQPKMNQHNNKKNKNELYISGQDETINGKVESQEENNKKTEIYHILKHIKDAKIKRGLVKYGSLLETKKEHTCSRTYSIDPERHDECNKFCIDNWKTCKDHYSPGYCLTKLYTKDDNCFFCNV; this is translated from the exons ATGATATATcgcttatatattattttagtattat aTGTTATCTGTTGTACAAATGTAATAGTAGGACAAGAAAAGCCTACTCCTGATGGTACTTCTGGAGTAACTCCGGGAGGTGAAGGTGCATCTGCTAGTATAGGGAATAATCCTGATGGAGTAAGTTCGGCAGGTGAACGTGAATCTCATAGCACACTGGACAGTCCTGCTTCAGGTGAGCAAGGTACTGCAAGTTCTCCAACAGCACATCAAGATGAAGCAGGAGGTACAAATTCCCCCGTACCTCAAGACCCTACCAAAGAATCAGAATCTCCTGCCAATCCAAATCCAGTTCCTCTAATTCCAGGAATTGGAGGTGCTAAGGTAACACCAATTCCACTTCCAAATGTTCTTACAGAAGATTCTGAATCCTCAACTTCTGTAACTGATATTGAAATAAAATCTGCTCTTTTAAAAAACTACGATGGAGTAAAGATTACTGGTCCATGTAGGTCCTATTTCCGTGTCTTTTTGGTTCCTCATATTACTGTTTATGTATATGCAACATATGATAGAATACAATTAGAACCCAAATTTGGTCCATCCGATTTGATAGATATAAGTGatttaacaaataaatgtaatCAAAATTCTAATAAACATTTCAAATTAGTtttgtatataaaagaaaatgtatTAACTCTCAAATGGAAAGTACAAGATAAGGGTTCACAACCAacaa ataTTAATGTGGATGTAAAGAAATATAGAATCCCTCAACTGGAGAGACCATTTACATCAATACAAGTACATACAgtaaatacaaaatatggTATTATTGAaagtaaaaattatgatataaatagtGATATTCCAG aacAATGTGAAGCTATTTCGACAAACTGTTTCTTAAGTGGAAGCCTCGACGTAGAAAATTGCTACCATTGCACTTTACTAGCTAAAAAGGTGGACAGCAAAAATGAATGCTTTAATTACGTTTCCAAGGAAGgaaaagaattaataaataaaaatgtggaagaaaagaataaagaGCTTAAAGGAGAAGACGAGGATTTAGATTCTAACGAACAAAAATTAGAAGAATCGATTGATAACATATTAAGcaacatttataaaatttatgaaaACAAACAAGATAAtgagataaaaaaaagtaattacAATAATAAGAAAGAATTACTTAGTGTAGAAGAATTGaataatgatttaaaaaatgaattattaaattattgtagtttattaaaagaagtaGATACAAGTGGAATGTTAGATCATCATGAAATAGGTAAtgaaatagatatatttaataatttgacAAGATTATTAAGAGCACATCCAGGTGAAAGTACTTATGTATTAAATGAGAAATTAAGAAATCCTGctttatgttttaaaaatataaaagaatggttagtaaataaaaaaggtttattattatccaaagaaaaaatgaagaagttATCAACATctgaatataatatgaaagatTTAGAAGAATCAGAATATGAAAGATCTATATCAGATGATATGTTTGAAAAGGATATGAATGGTGTTATTGATTTAAGTTTAATTGATAGTGAGAAGAAATTAAAATCTCCATATTtcagaagaaataaatattgtaATAATGAATATTGTGATAGATGGAAAGATAAAACAGGATGTATATCAAAAATAGAAGTAGAAGAACAAGGTAATTGTGGCTTATGTTGGATATTTGCATCTAAATTACATTTCGAAACTATTAGATGTATGAGAGGATATGGTCATTTCAGAAGTTCAGCATTATATGTAGCTAATTGTTCGGATAGGGATTCTGATGAAATATGTTACGTCGGATCTAATCCAGTTGAATTTCTAGAAATTGTTGAAGAAACAGGATTTTTACCCTTAGAATCAGATGtaccatattattatacagaTGCAGGTAATGATTGTCCAGAACCCGAAAAAGATTGGATAAATTTATGGGGAAGTACTGAATTATTAAATCATAAAAGTCCAAGACAACGTACGAGTACAAGAggatatatttcatatgaaAGTTCAAATTTTTCAGATAATATGGATTTATTTATCAAAATAGTAAAGAGAGAAATTCAAAATAAGGGTTCTGTGATTGCATATATCAAAACAGAAAATGTTATAGATTATGATTTTAATGGAAAAGGAGTTCATAATATGTGTGGTGATAAAGAACCTGATCATGCTGCTAATATTATTGGATATGGTAATTATATTGATGAAGAAGGTGAAAAAAGATCTTATTGGTTAATTAGAAATAGTTGGGGTTATTATTGGGGAGATGAAGGAAATTTCAGAGTAGATATGTATGGACCATcatattgtaaatataattttatacataCTGTTGTTGTATTTAAAGTTGATTTAGGAATTATTGAAGTAcctaaaaaagaagaagagtCAGAATATTTCAGttactttttaaaatatacaccaaatttcttatataatctattctttaataattatactaCAAATGAAGAgcataaattaaataatcaaCCTAAGATGAATCAACATAATaacaagaaaaataaaaacgaaCTTTATATTTCTGGTCAAGATGAAACAATTAATGGAAAGGTAGAATcacaagaagaaaataacaaaaaaacagaaatttatcatattttaaaacatattaaaGATGCAAAGATAAAAAGAGGTTTAGTTAAATATGGAAGCTTATTAGAAACCAAAAAGGAACATACTTGTTCTAGAACCTATTCCATAGATCCAGAAAGACATGATGAATGTAATAAATTTTGTATAGATAATTGGAAAACATGTAAAGACCATTATTCTCCAGGTTATTGTTTAACCAAACTCTATACAAAAGATgataattgttttttttgtaatgtgtaa
- a CDS encoding serine repeat antigen 6, putative: protein MIFFNFKLNRMICPIFYLFIINVLFKQHLIICEGNKVTGISHNNGHKDNLNVHKNGVISQENVYDSSENLNLPSKKKVGSDDFHTTTISFTEPDNVENEVKVVSSSESGSGETVPETKVSTEDSSAKQQNVDPSSSASQITTQKESPSKPTSGAPSSTVTGEQNSSVSQPSRSNPNEPPSSPIPTERPSGETSSSPQPLNKTAVPEIPIQITSALLKNYNGVKVTGPCGAYFRVYLVPHILIYALTKYSVIQLESLFNDNPRIDVEHTGALQNKCSEGKHFKLVVYITHDTLTLKWKTHNPKEETKSDVVDIRKYRIPTLERPFTSIQVYTANPKAGLIETKNYNIRTDIPDTCDTIATDCFLNGNVNIEKCFQCTLLVQKKDKSHECFKYVSKEMKKKMNEIKVKAEDDSNSDEYRLIESIDNILNKIYKKSNEPFENIKELISFEDLDYRFKNELLEYCNLLKKVDTSGTLESYELGNEEDIYNNLTRLLRSHSDENVVTLQGKLRNTAICIKNVDEWILNKRGLTLPSESDDYLNNYNDNDKKEDQDNVDNNMNEDFNYDDQNNNDSNKKDDESNKNDDDSNYVYDFDDDDYDNNNYETDMYEDSIKADKDGVIDLEKFGNQIKLRSPYFKNSKYCNYEYCNRWRDKTSCISQIEVEEQGNCGLCWVFASKLHIETIRCMRGYGHYRSSALYVANCSKRKPIDRCEEGSNPLEFLRILDEKKFLPLESNYPYSYTNAGNSCPKIQNSWTNLWGDTKLLFNKKIHRYIGNKGFISHETSYFKDNMDLFIDMVKREVQNKGSVIVYIKTQDVIGYDFNGKGVHSMCGDRTPDHAANIIGYGNYINKKGEKRSYWLIRNSWSYYWGDEGNFRVDMLGPKHCLYNFIHTVVFFKLDLGAINVPKKKFWRRNIYFLRHNPDFMYTLYYNNYEPESSQNYISDDNYENAFVHGQNDETEETDLKGEDVKKSVEKKIQILHILKHINNSQVKRGLVKYDNLNETKDEHSCSRVNSEDPDKYEECKQFCLTKWNECKDHYSPGYCLTDLYKEKHCNFCYV, encoded by the exons ATGTGTTATTTAAGCAacatttaattatatgtGAAGGAAATAAAGTGACTGGGATATCCCATAATAATGGACATAAAGATAATTTGAATGTTCATAAAAATGGTGTGATATCTCAAGAAAATGTATATGATTCTTcagaaaatttaaatttaccttcaaaaaaaaaggttGGTTCTGATGATTTTCATACTACAACTATTTCATTCACTGAACCAGATAATGTGGAAAATGAAGTAAAAGTTGTATCGTCATCTGAATCGGGAAGTGGTGAAACTGTGCCTGAAACTAAAGTATCAACTGAAGATTCGTCTGCTAAGCAACAAAATGTAGACCCATCGTCATCTGCATCACAAATTACAACTCAAAAAGAATCTCCATCTAAGCCTACATCAGGTGCTCCATCTTCTACAGTAACTGGAGAACAGAATAGTAGTGTATCACAACCTTCACGTTCAAATCCAAATGAACCACCTTCAAGTCCAATTCCAACTGAAAGACCTTCAGGTGAAACTTCATCTTCACCTCAACCTTTAAATAAAACCGCCGTTCCTGAAATCCCTATTCAAATAACTTCTgcacttttaaaaaattataatgggGTTAAGGTTACCGGACCATGTGGGGCATATTTCAGAGTGTATCTTGTCCCTCACATCTTAATTTATGCCTTAACAAAATACAGCGTAATACAACTTGAGTCCTTATTCAATGATAACCCAAGAATTGATGTTGAGCACACAGGAGCACTTCAAAATAAATGTTCTGAAGGAAAGCATTTCAAATTAGTTGTTTATATAACACATGATACGTTAACTCTCAAATGGAAAACACATAATCCTAAAGAAGAAACAAAGA gTGACGTTGTGGATATAAGAAAATACAGAATCCCAACATTAGAACGTCCATTTACTTCCATACAAGTTTATACGGCAAATCCTAAGGCAGGGTTGATTGAAACgaagaattataatataaggACTGATATTCCTG ATACTTGTGATACCATTGCCACTGACTGCTTTTTGAATGGTAACGTTAATATTGAGAAATGCTTTCAATGTACCTTGCTAgttcaaaaaaaagataaatccCATGAATGCTTTAAGTACGTATCAAaagaaatgaagaaaaagatgaACGAAATAAAAGTCAAGGCAGAAGATGATTCCAATTCTGATGAATATAGATTAATAGAAtctattgataatatattgaataaaatatataaaaaatcaaatgaaccttttgaaaatattaaagaattaATTAGTTTCGAAGATTTAGATTATCgatttaaaaatgaattattagaATATTGTAATTTATTGAAAAAAGTTGATACTAGTGGAACATTGGAAAGTTACGAATTAGGCAATgaagaagatatatataataatttgacTAGGTTATTGAGGTCTCATTCTGACGAGAATGTTGTAACTTTACAAGGAAAGCTTAGAAATACAGCTATATGTATAAAGAATGTTGATGAATggatattaaataaaagagGTTTAACATTACCTAGTGAATCAGATGATTAtcttaataattataatgacaATGATAAAAAGGAAGATCAAGATAatgtagataataatatgaacgaGGATTTTAATTATGATGACCAAAACAATAATGAttctaataaaaaagatgatgagagtaataaaaatgatgatgatagtAATTATGTTTATGAttttgatgatgatgattatgATAACAATAATTATGAGACAGATATGTATGAAGATTCTATAAAAGCAGATAAGGATGGTGTTATTGATTTAGAAAAATTTGGTAACCAAATAAAATTGAGATCAccttattttaaaaatagtaAATATTGTAATTATGAATATTGTAATAGATGGAGAGATAAAACTAGTTGTATATCTCAAATAGAAGTAGAAGAACAAGGTAATTGTGGTTTGTGTTGGGTATTTGCATCTAAGTTACATATAGAAACCATTAGATGTATGAGAGGTTATGGTCATTATAGAAGTTCTGCATTATATGTAGCAAATTGTTCTAAGAGAAAACCTATAGATAGATGTGAAGAAGGATCGAATCCATTAGaatttttaagaatattGGATGAAAAGAAATTTTTACCTTTAGAATCTAATTATCCATATTCATATACAAATGCAGGTAATTCTTGTCCTAAGATACAGAATAGTTGGACAAATTTATGGGGTgatacaaaattattatttaataaaaaaattcatcGTTATATAGGAAATAAAGGATTTATATCCCATGAAACATCATATTTTAAAGATAATATGGATTTATTTATAGATATGGTGAAGAGAGAAGTTCAAAATAAAGGTTCagtaattgtatatataaaaacacaaGACGTTATAGGTTATGATTTTAATGGTAAGGGTGTACATAGTATGTGTGGTGATAGAACACCTGACCATGCAGCTAATATAATAGGTTATggtaattatattaataagaaaGGAGAAAAAAGATCATATTGGTTAATAAGAAATAGTTGGAGTTATTATTGGGGAGATGAAGGAAATTTCAGAGTAGATATGTTAGGACCTAAGCATTGtttgtataattttatacatactgttgtattttttaaattagaTCTAGGTGCAATAAATGTAcctaaaaagaaattttggAGAAGAAATATCTATTTCTTAAGACATAATCCTGATTTCATgtatacattatattataataattatgaaccAGAATCAtcacaaaattatataagtgacgataattatgaaaatgcATTTGTACATGGGCAAAATGATGAAACAGAAGAAACTGATTTAAAAGGAGAAGATGTGAAAAAGTCAGTGGAGAAAAAAATCCAAAtactacatatattaaaacatattaataacTCACAAGTAAAAAGAGGATTagtaaaatatgataatttaaatgaaacAAAAGATGAACATTCATGTTCAAGAGTTAATTCAGAGGATCCAGATAAATATGAAGAATGTAAACAATTCTGTTTAACCAAGTGGAATGAATGTAAAGATCATTATTCACCAGGTTATTGCTTGACAGATTTATACAAAGAAAAACATTGTAATTTCTGTTACGTATAA